Proteins from a genomic interval of Streptococcus sp. D7B5:
- a CDS encoding sodium:proton antiporter, giving the protein MELLIYLILFLFVLIVSSTTNKLLPFLPLPLVQILLGIGIGLFLPNTDFHLNTELFLAVVIGPLLFREAQEADITSVLKHWRIIVYLIFPVIFISTLSLGSLAHFLWMTLPLAACVAVGAALGPTDLVAFASLSERFSFPKRVSNILKGEGLLNDASGLVAFRVALAAWTTGAFSLSQAGTSLALSILGGFAVGFVTAMINRFLHTFLLSVRATDIASELLLELSLPLMTFFIAEEIHVSGIIAVVVAGILKASRFKKITLLEAQVDTVTDTVWHTVTFMLNGSVFVILGMELEMIAEPILTNPLYNPLLLLVSVVLLTLLLFAIRFVMIYGFYIWRTRRLKKNLRNYMKDMFLLTFSGVKGTVSIATILLIPSNLEQEYPLLLFLVAGVTLLSFLTGLLVLPHLSEEQEKTKDYLMHIAILNEVTGELEKELEGHKNKLPLYAAIDNYHGRIENLILSQENRSAQEDWEALKLLILSIESDGLEQAYEEGKIGERGYQVYQRYLKNMEQSINRKVASRLTYYFLVSLRILRFVLHELLTFGQTFRSWNDKEQRRLRAIDYDQISELYLENTELIIESLENLKGIYKSSLISFMQESRLRETAIIGSGAFVERVITRIKPNNIDEMLRGYYLERKLIFEYEEKKLITTKYAKKLRQNVNNLENYSLKEAANTLPYDMMELVRRN; this is encoded by the coding sequence GTGGAATTACTCATTTACCTGATTCTATTTTTATTTGTCTTAATTGTTTCCAGTACGACTAATAAACTCTTGCCTTTTTTGCCCCTTCCCCTAGTACAAATCCTTTTGGGAATTGGCATTGGTCTCTTTTTGCCAAATACTGACTTTCATCTCAATACCGAGCTGTTTTTGGCAGTTGTTATTGGTCCCCTACTCTTTCGTGAAGCTCAAGAAGCAGATATTACATCTGTTTTAAAACACTGGCGTATCATTGTTTATTTAATTTTTCCAGTGATTTTCATCTCTACCCTGAGTTTGGGATCCTTGGCTCATTTCCTTTGGATGACACTTCCTTTAGCTGCCTGCGTGGCTGTTGGGGCAGCGCTTGGTCCGACGGATTTAGTTGCTTTTGCTTCTCTGTCTGAGCGTTTTAGTTTCCCAAAGCGGGTATCCAATATCCTCAAAGGAGAAGGACTTTTAAATGATGCTTCTGGCTTGGTTGCCTTTCGGGTGGCTCTGGCTGCATGGACAACAGGCGCTTTTTCCCTCAGTCAGGCTGGAACTTCCCTAGCGCTTTCTATCCTTGGTGGTTTTGCGGTCGGTTTTGTGACGGCAATGATCAATCGTTTCCTACATACATTTTTACTGAGTGTGCGAGCGACGGATATAGCGAGTGAACTTTTACTTGAACTGAGTTTGCCTCTTATGACCTTTTTTATCGCCGAAGAAATACATGTTTCAGGGATTATCGCAGTTGTAGTTGCAGGGATTTTGAAGGCCAGTCGTTTCAAGAAAATTACACTCCTCGAAGCCCAAGTAGATACCGTTACTGATACTGTTTGGCATACCGTGACCTTTATGCTCAATGGTTCTGTCTTTGTCATTTTGGGAATGGAATTGGAAATGATAGCAGAACCTATCCTGACCAATCCCCTTTATAATCCCCTACTCTTATTGGTATCGGTTGTTTTACTGACACTTTTACTTTTTGCCATTCGCTTTGTCATGATTTATGGCTTCTATATTTGGAGAACTCGACGGCTTAAGAAAAATCTTCGTAATTACATGAAGGATATGTTTCTTTTGACCTTCTCTGGTGTAAAAGGAACAGTCTCTATTGCAACTATTCTTCTCATACCTAGTAATCTAGAGCAGGAGTATCCCCTCTTACTTTTCCTTGTAGCAGGTGTCACGCTATTAAGCTTTCTAACAGGTCTCTTAGTTCTTCCCCACCTTTCCGAGGAGCAAGAAAAAACCAAGGATTACCTCATGCACATTGCAATTTTAAATGAGGTCACAGGAGAGTTAGAAAAAGAATTGGAAGGGCATAAGAACAAACTACCCCTTTATGCGGCTATTGATAATTATCACGGTCGAATTGAAAACCTAATTCTTAGTCAAGAAAATAGAAGCGCCCAAGAGGACTGGGAGGCTTTAAAACTCCTCATCTTGAGTATCGAAAGCGATGGTTTGGAGCAGGCTTACGAGGAAGGGAAAATCGGTGAGCGTGGTTATCAAGTTTACCAACGCTATTTGAAAAATATGGAACAGAGCATCAATCGCAAGGTGGCTTCCCGCCTAACATATTACTTCCTTGTATCCCTCCGTATCTTGCGTTTTGTCCTGCATGAATTGCTGACCTTTGGCCAGACCTTCCGTAGTTGGAATGACAAGGAGCAACGTCGCCTTCGAGCCATTGATTATGATCAAATATCCGAACTTTATCTGGAGAATACGGAGTTGATTATCGAAAGTTTGGAAAACCTAAAAGGAATCTACAAGAGTAGTCTGATCAGCTTTATGCAGGAGTCTCGCTTGCGTGAAACAGCTATTATCGGTAGTGGGGCCTTTGTCGAACGTGTTATTACTCGTATCAAACCTAACAATATCGATGAAATGCTAAGAGGTTACTACCTAGAACGTAAGTTAATCTTTGAATACGAAGAGAAGAAATTGATTACGACCAAGTATGCCAAGAAATTACGGCAAAATGTCAACAATCTTGAAAATTATTCTCTAAAAGAAGCCGCAAATACCCTACCCTATGATATGATGGAATTAGTCAGAAGAAATTAG
- a CDS encoding class I SAM-dependent methyltransferase, whose protein sequence is MKRPLEMAHEFLAEVVTKKDIVVDATMGNGHDTLFLAKLAKQVYAFDIQEQALEKTQDRLNEAGLENVQLILQGHETLDQFVTEAKAGIFNLGYLPSADKSVITKPQTTMEALEKLCHLLVKGGRIAIMIYYGHEGGDTERDAVLDFVSQLNQQEYTAAIYRTLNQVNNPPFLVMIEKLERYRHG, encoded by the coding sequence ATGAAAAGACCACTTGAGATGGCACATGAATTTTTGGCTGAAGTTGTGACAAAAAAGGATATCGTAGTGGATGCGACCATGGGGAATGGACATGACACGCTTTTTTTAGCCAAGCTAGCCAAGCAAGTCTATGCCTTTGATATTCAGGAGCAAGCTTTGGAGAAAACCCAAGACCGTTTAAATGAAGCTGGTTTAGAAAATGTCCAGTTGATTTTGCAAGGACATGAGACACTTGACCAGTTTGTGACAGAAGCTAAGGCAGGGATTTTTAATCTGGGTTATTTACCTTCTGCTGACAAATCCGTCATCACCAAACCTCAGACTACCATGGAAGCACTTGAAAAGCTCTGTCATTTGCTTGTCAAGGGTGGACGGATTGCCATTATGATTTATTATGGTCATGAGGGAGGAGACACCGAGAGGGATGCTGTGTTGGATTTTGTTAGCCAGTTGAACCAACAAGAGTATACAGCTGCCATTTATCGGACTCTCAACCAAGTTAACAATCCACCATTTTTAGTTATGATTGAAAAATTAGAAAGGTATAGACATGGATAA
- a CDS encoding TIGR01212 family radical SAM protein (This family includes YhcC from E. coli K-12, an uncharacterized radical SAM protein.) yields the protein MKVMKSYNTLNDYYRKLFGEKTFKVPIDAGFDCPNRDGTVAHGGCTFCTVSGSGDAIVAPDAPIREQFYKEIDFMHRKWPDVKKYLVYFQNFTNTHEKVEVIRERYEQAINEPGVVGINIGTRPDCLPDETIEYLAELSERMHVTVELGLQTTYETTSDLINRAHSYELYVETVKRLRKYPKIEIVSHLINGLPGETHEMMIENVRRCVTDNDIQGIKLHLLHLMTNTRMQRDYHEGRLQLMSQDEYVKVICDQLEIIPKHIVIHRITGDAPRDMLIGPMWSLNKWEVLNAIETEMRRRGSMQGCKTGV from the coding sequence ATGAAAGTTATGAAATCTTATAATACCTTGAATGATTATTATCGAAAACTCTTTGGAGAAAAGACTTTTAAAGTTCCTATTGATGCGGGGTTTGACTGTCCTAATCGGGATGGAACTGTGGCTCATGGGGGCTGTACCTTTTGTACGGTTTCGGGTTCTGGAGATGCCATTGTAGCACCAGATGCCCCTATCCGTGAGCAATTTTATAAGGAAATCGACTTTATGCATCGCAAGTGGCCAGATGTTAAAAAGTATCTGGTTTATTTTCAAAACTTTACCAATACCCATGAAAAGGTGGAAGTGATTCGGGAGCGTTATGAACAAGCCATCAACGAACCTGGTGTAGTGGGAATCAATATCGGAACACGTCCAGACTGTTTACCCGATGAAACCATCGAATATTTGGCTGAGTTGTCAGAACGAATGCATGTGACGGTAGAATTGGGCTTGCAGACTACATATGAGACAACCTCTGACCTGATTAACCGTGCCCATTCTTATGAATTGTATGTTGAAACAGTAAAACGCTTGAGGAAATATCCCAAGATTGAGATTGTTTCCCATTTGATCAATGGTCTGCCCGGTGAGACTCATGAGATGATGATTGAAAATGTCCGCCGCTGTGTTACGGATAATGATATTCAAGGAATTAAACTGCACTTGCTCCATCTTATGACCAATACACGTATGCAAAGAGATTACCACGAAGGACGCTTGCAACTGATGAGTCAGGATGAGTATGTCAAGGTTATCTGTGACCAACTGGAAATCATTCCTAAGCATATCGTCATCCACCGAATCACGGGAGATGCGCCTAGAGATATGCTGATTGGTCCCATGTGGAGTCTCAATAAATGGGAAGTGCTAAATGCTATTGAAACTGAGATGCGCCGTCGTGGAAGTATGCAAGGCTGTAAAACAGGAGTTTAA
- a CDS encoding DUF3397 domain-containing protein: MGMILMKIASILLLILTLVVCFIVTKLFGLRKIGFNFADLAFPLLVFEYYLITAKTFTHNFLPRLGVALSLLAILLVVFFLLKKRSFYYPKFIKFFWRAGFLLTLIIYIAMIVELMMVK; encoded by the coding sequence ATGGGTATGATTTTAATGAAAATAGCATCTATTTTATTATTGATTTTAACCTTGGTTGTTTGCTTTATTGTCACCAAGCTTTTCGGACTTAGGAAAATAGGATTTAATTTCGCGGATCTAGCTTTTCCACTTTTGGTATTTGAGTACTATCTGATTACTGCTAAAACCTTTACCCACAACTTTCTACCGCGACTTGGTGTCGCACTTTCTCTCCTAGCAATCCTCCTAGTTGTCTTTTTCCTCCTCAAAAAAAGAAGTTTTTACTACCCTAAATTTATCAAATTCTTCTGGAGAGCAGGTTTTCTCCTTACCCTGATTATCTACATAGCTATGATTGTCGAATTGATGATGGTAAAATGA